The region ACGCGCAGCGCATTCAGACGGCCGGCATAATCGATGGCGGCATCTAAATCGTGGATGGAGCAGGGGCCGATAACCACCAGCAGGCGACGGTCTTCGCCGGTAAGGATCTTTTCAATGCGTTTTCGTGACGCTGTCACGCTATCGGCGATTTCCGCCGAGATCGGCAGCTTCTCCGCCAATGCTTGCGGCGTAACGAGGCTATCGATGCGCGCGGTCCGCAGTTCATCTGTTTTGTGCATGGTTTTCTCTAAAGACTTTTCTTCGCTGCGGCAGGAGTGCCGGGAAGTGATGGCGATCACAATAACGTAAAAACCGGTGAATTCAACCGTAGAAATTGTGTTCTGTTGATCGAAGCCACTAAAAAAAGCACAAAAATCATGGCATGTGGGAAATAAACGTCAGACGGCAGGGAAAATACCCCTGCCGGAAAGCCTGCTAGCGCGCTCTTAGCGGCGGGCCGTGCCGGCTAGAACATGCGGCGACTCATGCCAAGAATATCCAGGATTTTGGTGGAGATTTCCTCCACCGAATAGTTGGTGGTGTTCAGATAACGGATCTGGTTTTTGCGGAACAGCGCTTCTACTTCGGCAAGCTCCATCCGACACTGGCGCAGCGACGCATAGCGGCTGTTTTCGCGGCGCTCTTCGCGAATGGCGGCCAGCCGTTCCGGGTCGATTGTCAGCCCGAACAGTTTATGCTGAAACGGTTTCAGCGCGGCGGGGAGATGCAAATTGTCCATATCGTCGGCGGTAAACGGGTAGTTGGCGGCGCGGATCCCGAACTGCATCGCCAGATACAGGCTGGTGGGAGTTTTGCCGCAGCGTGATACGCCCAACAATATAACCTGAGCCTGATCGAGATTACGCAGCGATATGCCGTCATCATGGGCTAACGTGTAGTCAATGGCAGCGATACGGGCATCGTATTTACCGAGGTTGCTGGCCGTCAGCCCGTGGGTGCGGTTCGGCACCGGCGTGGGTTCAACGTCCAGTTCACCCTGCAACGGGCCGACCAGCGCCTGCACGATGTCCTGACAAAAGCCTTCGCTCTGGGTAATGACATTACGCACTTCCGGCGAAATGATGGAGTAAAACACCAGCGGGCGCACGCCGGTATCGCGATAAATATCGTTGATCTGCTGGCTGACCGCCCGGGCTCGCGCTTCGGTTTCAACGAAGGGCAACGTAAAGGTCGTGGCTTTGACCGGGAATTGGGACAACACCGCGTGGCCCAACACTTCGGCGGTGATCGCCGTCCCATCCGAAATATAAAAAACGCTTCTTTCCACCCGAGGCTCCTTACCTGAAACGGTGATGCAGTTGTATCGCCTGCTTGGCGGTATCATGGGCTTCAGGCGATCCCGCGGTAAAGGGGTGAGCAAAAAAAATGTGATAATGCAGGCAGAGTGGCTCATTAATTTTCGCGAGCGAGGAAAAATGAACGTGATGGAGTATTCGTATTAAAACGCTATTTTAATTTTCATGAGATAAATGACTCGTTTTTTGCGGGCCTTATTCAGTATATCGGCGAAATCTCAATCAAAAACATGGTAATTATTGTGGTTTTTAAAACTGAAGTTTAAAAAATACTTAATTTATTGAGATTTAAACTTTTAGTGCGAAAGGGAACGGTTCCGGGCAGGTTTCGCCGTTCAGGTAATTTTCCGAAAATCCACTTTCTTCATCGGGTTGATCGATTCACCTTTCCATTTCTTATGGATCATTGTGCTAGTCTGAATGGGCTCCGCTTTGTCGGTGCCCAAGAAAGCAAACGAATTAAATCCGTCTATACCCTACTGATAGCAATAAGGATTGTCTCGATGTCCAACAATGGCCCAGACTTGCGTAATGTGCTTTGGTACAACCAGCTCGGCATGCACGACGTTGACCGTGTCGGTGGCAAAAATGCCTCCCTCGGTGAAATGATCACCAATCTTTCCGATTTGGGCGTGGCCGTGCCAAACGGTTTTGCCACCACCGCACAGGCGTTTAACGATTTCCTCGAGCAAAGCGGTGTTAACCAGCGCATCTATCAATTACTGGATCAAACTGACGTTGACGATGTTGCTCAACTGGCCAAGGCCGGCGCGCAAATCCGCCAATGGGTCATCGATACGCCATTCCATGCGGAATTCGAGCGTGAAATTAACCTGGCTTACCAACAGTTGGCGGACGGCGAGCCGGAAGCCTCGTTTGCCGTGCGTTCTTCCGCGACAGCGGAAGACATGCCGGATGCCTCTTTTGCCGGCCAGCAGGAAACTTTCCTCAACGTGCAGGGTATCGACGCCGTCATGGTGGCGATCAAACACGTATTCGCCTCGCTGTTTAACGACCGCGCCATTTCGTATCGCGTGCATCAGGGCTATGACCACCGCGGCGTAGCCTTGTCGGCCGGCGTACAGCGTATGGTGCGTTCCGATCTGGCGTCTTCCGGCGTGATGTTCACCATTGATACCGAATCGGGTTTTGATCAGGTGGTGTTTATTACTTCCGCCTTGGGTCTGGGCGAAATGGTGGTGCAGGGCGCGGTGAACCCGGATGAGTTCTATGTGCATAAACCCACGTTGCTGCGCGGCAATCCGGCTATCGTGCGCCGCAACCTCGGCTCGAAGAAAATCCGCATGGTGTACGCGCCATCGCAGGATCACGGCAAGCAGGTAAAAATTGAAGATGTGCCAGAGCAGCAACGCAATCGTTTCTCTCTGACCGACCAGGAAGTGGAAGCGCTGGCGCATCAGGCGATTTTGATCGAAAAGCATTACGGCCGCCCGATGGATATCGAGTGGGCCAAAGACGGCCATACCGGCAAATTGCTGATCGTGCAGGCGCGTCCGGAAACCGTGCGTTCCAACGAGCAGACGATGGAGCGTTATCAGCTTAACGGTACCAGCTCGGTACTGGTGGAAGGGCGAGCTATCGGCCATCGCATTGGTGCCGGCCCGGTGAAAGTGATCCATAACATCAGCGAAATGGATCGTATTCTGCCGGGGGACGTGCTGGTTACCGATATGACCGACCCGGACTGGGAGCCGATCATGAAGAAAGCGGCGGCGATCGTCACCAACCGTGGCGGCCGTACTTGCCACGCGGCGATTATCGCTCGCGAGCTGGGTATCCCGGCGGTGGTCGGCTGTGGCAACGCCACCGAACTGCTGAAAGACGGCCAGAAAGTCACCGTGTCCTGTGCGGAAGGCGATACCGGCTTTGTGTACAGCGATATGATCGACTTTACCGTACAGAGCTCCGAAGTGACTGAGCTGCCGGATCTGCCGTTGAAAATCATGATGAACGTCGGTAACCCCGATCGGGCGTTCGATTTTGCCCGTTTACCGAATGAAGGCGTGGGATTGGCCCGTCTGGAATTTATCATCAACCGCATGATTGGCGTCCATCCAAAGGCGCTGCTGGAGTTCGATCAACAAACCCCGGCATTGCAGAACGAAATCAAGGCGTTGATGTTGGGCTATGACCATCCGGCAGAGTTCTACGTGGGCCGTCTGACGGAAGGGATCGCCACGCTGGGTGCGGCATTCTGGCCGAAACGCGTGATCGTGCGTTTGTCCGATTTCAAATCCAATGAATACGCCAACCTGGTGGGCGGCGAGAAGTATGAACCGCACGAAGAGAACCCAATGCTGGGCTTCCGCGGGGCAGGCCGCTACGTATCGGACAGTTTCCGTGATTGCTTTGCGATGGAGTGCGATGCGGTAAAACGCGTGCGCAACGAAATGGGCCTCACCAACGTCGAGATCATGGTGCCCTTTGTGCGAACCGTGGCGCAGGCGGAGGCGGTGGTTGCAGAGCTGGCGCGTCAGGGCCTCAAGCGCGGCGAGAACGGCCTGAAAGTGATCATGATGTGTGAAATCCCATCCAATGCGCTATTGGCGGATCAGTTCCTGGAACATTTTGACGGCTTCTCGATCGGCTCCAACGACATGACTCAGCTGACGCTGGGGCTGGACCGTGACTCGGGCGTGGTGTCGGAACTGTTTGATGAACGCAACGAAGCGGTGAAGGCACTGCTGTCGATGGCGATTCAGGCCGCGAAGCGTCATGGCAAATACGTGGGTATTTGTGGCCAGGGCCCATCCGACCACGAAGATTTCGCCGAATGGCTGATGGAGCAGGGCATTGATAGCCTGTCCCTCAATCCGGATACCGTGGTGCAAACCTGGATCAATTTGTCGAAGAAAAAATAACCTTTCACCGCAGATTGAGCGCTGACATAAAACCGTAACTCAGGTTACGGTTTTTTTATTGCCGCAGGTAAATGATGTGGGTGGGTGAATAAGCGTGGCTAAAAAAAGAATAAAAAAAAGCCCATCAGGAGACGGGCAAAGACTACACACAGCAATTCACATGTATGGCATTACATTGTTTGGAAAGCTTGCTTTAAAATCAGTGATTTGAAGCAATATATGGCAATAATACTAAATATTTAAGGGCCACTAGTCATTAAGAATCATCCTAATAAATACTTGCCTCATGATTTATTCATCAGAACGCTTATTTTATCTTTATTGTATAAAGATGCATTCGCTCGGCATGTTCAATTAATGTGCCGGTATGGGGCAGCTATATTATGCCAGAGAGTGAATTCAAAGACAGGAAGTGAATCAGGGATCTTGCTGAGGGTATTCTGCCCGGCAGCCCGGGCAGAATAGGAGAATTAGCGCTTTTCCAACTCTTTGGCGACGTCGTCCAGATCGGCCGTGGGTTCTGGCGCTTCGTCCATCCAGGCGGTGAGCAAACGATAAGATACCGCCAACACCACCGGGCCGATAAACAGGCCGATCATGCCGAAGGCCAGCAGGCCGCCGATAACGCCGGACAGGATCAGTAGCATCGGCAGATCGGCGCCCATGCGGATCAGCACCGGCCGCAGCACGTTATCCAGCGTGGCGACCAGGCAACTCCATACCAACAGTACGGTGCCCCAGGTGGTGTCGCCGCTCCAGTACAACCAGATAATCGCCGGGACCAGCACCAGCAACGGTCCCAATTGCGCCACGCAGCAAATGAATATCAGCACCGTCAGCAAGGTGGCGGCAGGAATGCCGGATACCGCAAGGCCAATCCCGCCGAGTACCGACTGCACCAGCGCCGTCACCACTACGCCCAGCGCCACCGCGCGGATCGCCTGGCCACCCAGCACCACCGCCGCGTCGCCGCGATCGGCCGCAAGACGCGCCGCAAAGTGGCGAATACCCAGG is a window of Serratia plymuthica DNA encoding:
- the ppsR gene encoding posphoenolpyruvate synthetase regulatory kinase/phosphorylase PpsR — its product is MERSVFYISDGTAITAEVLGHAVLSQFPVKATTFTLPFVETEARARAVSQQINDIYRDTGVRPLVFYSIISPEVRNVITQSEGFCQDIVQALVGPLQGELDVEPTPVPNRTHGLTASNLGKYDARIAAIDYTLAHDDGISLRNLDQAQVILLGVSRCGKTPTSLYLAMQFGIRAANYPFTADDMDNLHLPAALKPFQHKLFGLTIDPERLAAIREERRENSRYASLRQCRMELAEVEALFRKNQIRYLNTTNYSVEEISTKILDILGMSRRMF
- the ppsA gene encoding phosphoenolpyruvate synthase, which codes for MSNNGPDLRNVLWYNQLGMHDVDRVGGKNASLGEMITNLSDLGVAVPNGFATTAQAFNDFLEQSGVNQRIYQLLDQTDVDDVAQLAKAGAQIRQWVIDTPFHAEFEREINLAYQQLADGEPEASFAVRSSATAEDMPDASFAGQQETFLNVQGIDAVMVAIKHVFASLFNDRAISYRVHQGYDHRGVALSAGVQRMVRSDLASSGVMFTIDTESGFDQVVFITSALGLGEMVVQGAVNPDEFYVHKPTLLRGNPAIVRRNLGSKKIRMVYAPSQDHGKQVKIEDVPEQQRNRFSLTDQEVEALAHQAILIEKHYGRPMDIEWAKDGHTGKLLIVQARPETVRSNEQTMERYQLNGTSSVLVEGRAIGHRIGAGPVKVIHNISEMDRILPGDVLVTDMTDPDWEPIMKKAAAIVTNRGGRTCHAAIIARELGIPAVVGCGNATELLKDGQKVTVSCAEGDTGFVYSDMIDFTVQSSEVTELPDLPLKIMMNVGNPDRAFDFARLPNEGVGLARLEFIINRMIGVHPKALLEFDQQTPALQNEIKALMLGYDHPAEFYVGRLTEGIATLGAAFWPKRVIVRLSDFKSNEYANLVGGEKYEPHEENPMLGFRGAGRYVSDSFRDCFAMECDAVKRVRNEMGLTNVEIMVPFVRTVAQAEAVVAELARQGLKRGENGLKVIMMCEIPSNALLADQFLEHFDGFSIGSNDMTQLTLGLDRDSGVVSELFDERNEAVKALLSMAIQAAKRHGKYVGICGQGPSDHEDFAEWLMEQGIDSLSLNPDTVVQTWINLSKKK